The nucleotide window AATTTTTGCACAGCCGATTGTTGCAGTAGCGGTGGCAATACGACAGCAACAAACATTAATCCCAACAGCGCAAACATGACAACAGCAACAATGGCTTTGCCGTCATCATCAACGGTGTCAGCATCAACATCGTCAGCCACCACAACAATGTATCGCTACCAGATGCAACAGCAATATCATAATCATGCACGTTGTTACTGCATGGTTCAACAACAGGTAGTGCCACAATTGAATCACAAAACGGATacaaagaaatcttttaatagcAAGAGAAGTTTAAAGGCCACAGAATCTGTTCTAAGAAGGTACGTGAAGGTATAAGTATTAAATTGggtaaaaatgtgaaaaagactacgttttaaaatacatagaaattaaGATTTGTAGCTAGATTCGTTCTACATAAAACTATGTTACGATTTTTCTTGATGTAAGATGGAATGGGATGTTGAATAATCAGTTGGCAATTTGCTAGTAACTGTTTTTATGAACTTTGGGCCTTCGAGTCGTATTAtggtaattttgtttttcattttaatttggaTGCTAAGCCAACAGCAGagataaataaatagttgtacatgtttaccataaaccatttaaacaaagtttcttaacaatattatggtcactgtaattatttgtattattggGGTAACtaaacatacatttatttactacaatcatgtgaatcgtaattttaatatattataattgccgcaataatataaataaattgtatagtACATCTTCTAAAGTGTTTATTCGTATAATATTTCTCCTCTCCTCACACTTACTTAATATTCATCTAATCTATACTTCTCTTTCCAGAAACAATATTGCAAAGAATTTGGAGAGTAAAAAACGTGTCGTCAAAATGCTTTCCGTATTGGTATTAGAATTCTTTATATGTTGGACACCGCTCTACGTTATCAACACCGTCGCCATGTACATTGGCTCAGCCATTTACGAGTACATTGACTACACCTCCATCAGTGTGCTGCAATTGTTGGCTTATTCATCGTCCTGCTGCAATCCCATCACATATTGTTTTATGAATGCAAATTTCCGTCGTGCATTCTGGGATACATTCAAGGGCATCCAATGGTGTGGCAAGCGATTTCAACGTAAACGTAGCTCAGAACAAAATGGTGCAAATTTATGTTTAGCCGGCAGCATACGTGTCAATAGTTGTACGGTGCAGACAGTCATTGATAGTCCACGTTTGTAATTAAACGGAATACTGTTGCAATTACTTTACTGTGGCACCAAATTGTAAATTAGAAACCTCATCTAATGCaggttttctatataaatagaTAACTGTGAAAGCAAACCAATATAAATATAACAATGTACTTAATATATAATACACTGTGAAGTGTTTAATGAACACACAACGAATTGTTGTAGATTTTTTAAGAGAACAGcgactaaattttttaaatccgtACAATTCAGTTTTATACATTCATTTACGCTATGGTGGCCTTCATTTTGAACACTTGGCATTTTCGGTGCGTCCAAGTTTGAAATGCTGAAAATGTGAGTAAAATGAGATAACATTTAGAGGTGTTATTTGAACTTCCGATTCTATTTCATATATGGAATCAAAATTGTCCAAGGTAAcaaagtatataaaattcgtTTGTTTAGGACAAGTTATGTAGTCTATCGTagtgaaacaaaaaatgtgaaaggattttataaaaaaaataaataaatataatctgtgatcacccaccaaaacttgatttttataacgaaaattccgaaatatctaaaattgcttataattcgtaaactaaagggcctagagcgaaaattaaaaaaatatgtgatcactcatatttcccatcaaaattcgattttcatattgaaaataccaaaatatctgaaattgcttataattcgtaaactaaaggccctagagcaaaaataatggaaatcagtgatcactcatatttcttatcaaaattagatttttatgatgaaaattccgaaatatctaaaattgcttataattcgtaaactaaagggattagagcgaaaataatgagaaatctgtgatcactcataattcaCATCATCGAATCGAATTTGgataggaaatatgagtgatcacatatttccattattttcgctctagggcctttagtttacgaattataagcaattttagaattttcatcatgaaaatcgaattttggtgataaatatcagtgatcacagattttcattattttcgctctaatctaataggacctttagtttatgaattataagcaattttagatattttggaattttcttcatggaaaatttaattttaatatttatcaccaaaattcgattttcatgatgaaaattctaaaattgcttataattcgtaaactaaaggccctagagcgaaaataatggaaatatgtgatcactcatatttcctatcCAAATTCGATTCGATGataaaaattccataatatctaaaattgcttataattcgtaaactgaAGGgattagagcgaaaataatgaaaatctgtgatcactcatatttcccaacaaaattatatttttatgatgaaaattctaaaattgcttataattcgtaaactaaaaggTTTAgcgcgaaaataatgaaaacctgtgatcactcatatttcccaccaaagtTCGATTTtcataatgaaaattctaaaattgcttTTAATACATAAACTAAAggttagagcgaaaataatggaaatcttgttaaattaaattttcatgaaGAACATTccgaaatatctaaaattgcttataattcataaactaaaggtcctagagcgaaaataaagaaaacctgtaatcactcatatttcccatcaaaattcgattttcataatgaaaattccaaaatatatcATTCCTCATAAttcgtaaattaaaaaaatctgtgatcactcataattcacaccaaaattaaattttcatgaagaaaattccaaaatatctaaaattgcttataattcataaactaaaggacctataacgaaaataatgaaaatctgtgatcactaatatttcccatcaaaattcgattttcatattgaaaataccaaaatatctaaaattgcttataattcgtaaactaaagggtttagagcgaaaataaagaaaatctgtgatcactcatatttcccaccaaagatcgattttca belongs to Calliphora vicina chromosome 4, idCalVici1.1, whole genome shotgun sequence and includes:
- the LOC135957221 gene encoding cholecystokinin receptor-like, encoding MALPSSSTVSASTSSATTTMYRYQMQQQYHNHARCYCMVQQQVVPQLNHKTDTKKSFNSKRSLKATESVLRRNNIAKNLESKKRVVKMLSVLVLEFFICWTPLYVINTVAMYIGSAIYEYIDYTSISVLQLLAYSSSCCNPITYCFMNANFRRAFWDTFKGIQWCGKRFQRKRSSEQNGANLCLAGSIRVNSCTVQTVIDSPRL